Part of the Mytilus edulis unplaced genomic scaffold, xbMytEdul2.2 SCAFFOLD_2454, whole genome shotgun sequence genome is shown below.
tgatgaagctgaagtccaatcaacttgaaacttagtacacatgttccttatgatatgatctttcttattttaaaacaaaattaaacttttgaccccattttcatggtccactgaacatagaaattaaaagtgcaagtttcaggttaaagtttttggtctaggtagttttgatgaagctgaagtccaatcaacttgaaacttagtacgcatgttcccttttggttgatctttttacttttaaggccaaattagattttttacccaatttcacggtccattgaacatggaaaatgataatgcgagtggggcatccgtgtactttggacacattcttgttaattattAGATTTCACTAGTATCATTAGAAAAACCTAGAAAAACCTAGAAAAATATGGTTGAAGTTGGTAAGATTTCCCGTATTATTTAGATGAAATGTATGGACAGAAAGATATGAATCAGTATCAAATATGCAGGAGAAAGaagaatttgaaaatattttcacatttatTTCAGTACCATTATGTTTTAGATACAGTGTTTTAATGCATTACCAAATAAGTTCAAAGTAAAATGTTACataattttaaccaatgaaatttctttatttttacaggCGACACAGAAAACAGTTTTTATGTAGATACAGGATttgcatattttgaaaaagaGGTTAACGGTAACATGTCCGATAGCAGTCACATAGACTTTGAAGCTGAAACATCGCCAATACAAAACGGCGATATCGATCATTTGGAACTCAATGGCGAAGAGACAGAATCGGTAAAGCGCATGACAGTCGATTCCACTGATCCAATGGCGCCATACGAAACAAGAATTATCTCAGAACCAGTGCCATTAGATAGAGTCATGACACAAGACATTGTAGAAAAGAGAATAATCAAACAAGCACCGGCAGAGCGGATCGTGACACGACCGGTTGAGTATGTGCGGGAAAGACCCGTTGAGTATGTGCGGGAAAGGCCCGTTGAGTATGTAAGGGAGAGACCTGTTCAGTATGTCACAAAAAGGCCCGTTGAAGTTGTGAGAGAACAACGAGTTGAAGTAGTTCCACAACAAATCCAAAGAGTAATACGACCTGCACCGACCGTTAGAAGAGTGGTGCAACAACCAGTTGAGAGAGTGGTGCAGACGCAACCAGTTCGAGTAATAAGAAGACCGGCACCAGTTGAACGAGTTGTTCAAAGAGTAGTCGAACCTGCACCAGTTGAACGTGTTGTCCAAAGAGTAGTCGAACCTGCGCCAGTTGAGAGATATGTTCAAAGAGTTGTGGAACCTGCACCAGTTCAAAGGGTTATCACAAGATCTAGACCAGCTGAGAGGATTGTTACTGCCCCAGTAGAAAGAGTTGTGACGCGGGCACGGTCTGTCGGCAGAGTAGTCCGATCTGAAGAGAGAAGATATACAACGGCTAGACCTGTAGAATCCGTTATAACTACATCAAGACCGGTAGAAACTGTTGTGACCAGAACGAGGCCAGCCGCATCAATCGTTACTACACCAAGATCTGTAGAGACATACGTAACCAGACCGGCGGCAAGCTCTACTATTGTCAGGATGAGTAGAGAAAGACCGGGTTCCGCTAGAACTGTACGGTCTAGTATTTACTCGACTCGTTCATCATATGGCGATGTCGTTTTTTAgtgaataaatttgaaataggataaaaatataaaagataaattttTCGATTAGTGAATATAGATCGAATGGAATATTGCTTGCTCAATCATCTGTATATTATAACACTGCGGATTTATAAATTTTCGTATGTGATGTGGTGTAATTAATATAAtttacaaatgtcaaaaatattctTAAACTATTTAGCAAGGAAAGTGGACACTGTAGttaattatatatagatatttagAATATTTAGAGTTTTAACAAATTGCCGTTGAAGCAGAGATTTGTCTTGTTGAAACCGGAAATGACTAGTTCTACTTGTTTCAAAAGAACGAAAGGTTTTCGGACTGATATGACACGGTGGATATTTCGAATCTGCTCAGCGTATATTATATAACAAACTAATAATACTCGTACAATTATACTGTGACATACATTATAGTTATCCTGTTATGGTAATATTAAAGTTTATCACAttgttatttgtgttatttagataTGTTCACTCACGCTTTTTTGAAAAGCAAATACAAAGGATAATGGGCATCTATCCGTGACACAAAATCAGTAGATACACagcaaaaaacacacaaaatcagTAGATACACAGCAAAAAACACACAGATCAGTAGATACACagcaaaaaaacacacaaaatcagTAGATACACagcaaaaaacacacaaaaacaaaggaacagcacttttattgctgttcttcatgtTAAAGTCACAGCGAGACACCCAACAGGGAGTGAAAGAAACTCGTCTTATTGCAAGTTATGGACGCCCCTTCTTTTCAAAATGATTCGACGGAGTCGATTTAGAGCTTGGCATGTAATATATATACACTTGTTTATACTTTAAGATGGTTtttattagggagc
Proteins encoded:
- the LOC139506301 gene encoding mantle protein-like (The sequence of the model RefSeq protein was modified relative to this genomic sequence to represent the inferred CDS: added 33 bases not found in genome assembly) codes for the protein MDNNVHYSTADGDTENSFYVDTGFAYFEKEVNGNMSDSSHIDFEAETSPIQNGDIDHLELNGEETESVKRMTVDSTDPMAPYETRIISEPVPLDRVMTQDIVEKRIIKQAPAERIVTRPVEYVRERPVEYVRERPVEYVRERPVQYVTKRPVEVVREQRVEVVPQQIQRVIRPAPTVRRVVQQPVERVVQTQPVRVIRRPAPVERVVQRVVEPAPVERVVQRVVEPAPVERYVQRVVEPAPVQRVITRSRPAERIVTAPVERVVTRARSVGRVVRSEERRYTTARPVESVITTSRPVETVVTRTRPAASIVTTPRSVETYVTRPAASSTIVRMSRERPGSARTVRSSIYSTRSSYGDVVF